A single region of the Arthrobacter sp. PAMC25564 genome encodes:
- a CDS encoding HU family DNA-binding protein, whose amino-acid sequence MAKNRSELVAEVAGKAGTSQAAVNSVLDALFEVFETSVAAGEKITIPGWLAVERTDRAARTGRNPQTGETIQIAAGHSVKLTAGSKLKAAVAKKK is encoded by the coding sequence ATGGCTAAGAACCGTAGTGAACTTGTTGCAGAGGTAGCGGGCAAGGCCGGCACCAGCCAGGCAGCCGTCAACTCCGTGCTCGATGCACTGTTCGAGGTTTTCGAGACCTCTGTCGCCGCGGGCGAGAAGATCACCATCCCGGGCTGGCTCGCAGTTGAGCGCACCGACCGTGCAGCCCGCACCGGCCGCAACCCGCAGACCGGCGAGACCATCCAGATCGCCGCTGGCCACAGCGTCAAGCTGACCGCCGGCTCCAAGCTGAAGGCTGCAGTCGCCAAGAAGAAGTAG
- a CDS encoding cytochrome c oxidase assembly protein, with product MFLGLAAALLFSGAAAAREVSDPGALVRWGLPVAKAIHNVSLATVIGGLIFAVAILPRTLNGSRSKDRGAPEHPAFARALAITAAAGAVWTLSAISVLVLGYSDIAGQGISGDPEFTRSLVYFMTDIETGRAWLTVVIIAAVVTTALFGVRSRGGLAATLLLALVGLVPAALIGHSSSSSDHEGAINSLGLHLVGVSVWVGGIIMLALLSGILGGAGAGGKAAGNPDITEPTLRRFSALAGFAFALVFASGVVNASIRITNWGDLFGSAYGQLILAKAAATVVLGGIGLMHRRWVIPQLGDQGVGRSARRLLWQLVAAELAIMGATSGIAVALGRSAPPQPTSFAPDASPAFILSGYELPPELTPGRWLTEWRLDWLWVAVVLFGLVAYFLGIRRVLQRGDSWSWFRSINWVIGLAVLTYVTSGPPSVYGRVLFSAHMVDHMALTMVAPLFLVLGAPVTLALRALAPRRDSSRGPREWLLIFVHSKFSQLVTHPLFAAANFAGSIVLFYYSDAFGYAMRDHVGHELMNLHFALTGYIFVLTMIGTDPLPRRAPYPMRLLLLLATMGFHAFFGVSIMGGTGLLAADYFGNLGRTWGPSALLDQQMGGAVAWGIGEVPTLLVAIGVAVMWSRSDARESKRTDRAADRNNDADLTAYNDMFAKLAERDARLGERNSKLEGR from the coding sequence CTGTTCCTGGGCCTTGCAGCGGCACTGCTCTTCTCCGGGGCCGCAGCCGCCCGTGAAGTCTCGGACCCCGGCGCCCTGGTCCGCTGGGGGCTGCCGGTGGCCAAGGCGATCCATAACGTCTCCCTGGCCACTGTGATCGGGGGCCTCATCTTCGCCGTCGCCATCCTGCCGCGGACCCTGAACGGCTCACGGTCCAAGGACCGTGGCGCCCCGGAACATCCGGCCTTTGCCCGTGCGCTGGCGATTACCGCGGCCGCCGGAGCCGTCTGGACGCTGTCGGCGATCTCCGTGCTGGTCCTGGGGTACTCGGATATCGCCGGACAAGGGATTTCCGGCGACCCTGAGTTCACCCGGTCCCTCGTCTACTTCATGACCGACATCGAGACCGGCCGGGCCTGGCTTACCGTGGTCATCATTGCCGCCGTGGTCACCACCGCGCTCTTCGGGGTCCGCTCCCGCGGCGGACTGGCAGCAACCCTGCTGCTTGCCCTGGTCGGGCTCGTTCCCGCAGCGCTGATCGGCCACTCCTCCAGTTCCAGCGACCACGAAGGTGCGATCAACTCCCTCGGGCTGCATCTGGTCGGCGTATCGGTCTGGGTCGGCGGGATCATCATGCTCGCGCTCCTTTCCGGGATCCTGGGCGGCGCCGGGGCGGGCGGGAAAGCCGCAGGAAACCCTGATATCACCGAACCTACGCTCCGCCGGTTCTCCGCCCTTGCCGGCTTCGCCTTCGCCCTCGTCTTCGCGTCCGGCGTGGTCAACGCCAGCATCCGCATCACGAACTGGGGGGACCTCTTCGGCTCGGCCTACGGTCAACTGATCCTGGCCAAGGCCGCAGCCACCGTGGTGCTTGGCGGCATCGGCCTGATGCACCGCCGCTGGGTCATCCCGCAGCTGGGCGACCAGGGGGTCGGCAGATCCGCACGCAGGCTCCTCTGGCAGCTCGTCGCAGCGGAGCTGGCCATCATGGGCGCGACGTCGGGAATCGCCGTCGCGCTGGGCCGCTCGGCCCCGCCGCAGCCCACATCCTTCGCTCCCGATGCTTCCCCGGCCTTCATCCTCTCTGGCTACGAACTGCCGCCTGAACTGACACCCGGCCGCTGGCTCACCGAATGGCGCCTCGACTGGCTGTGGGTCGCCGTCGTACTCTTTGGCCTTGTCGCCTACTTCCTCGGCATCCGGAGGGTCCTCCAGCGCGGTGACTCCTGGTCCTGGTTCCGCTCCATCAACTGGGTGATCGGACTCGCTGTGCTGACGTATGTGACCTCGGGGCCGCCGTCGGTCTATGGCCGCGTACTGTTCTCGGCGCACATGGTGGACCATATGGCGCTGACCATGGTGGCCCCGCTGTTCCTGGTGCTGGGCGCCCCCGTCACGCTGGCGCTGCGGGCACTGGCGCCGCGGCGGGACAGCTCCCGCGGGCCGCGTGAATGGTTGCTGATCTTCGTGCACTCGAAGTTCTCCCAGCTCGTGACGCACCCCCTGTTCGCCGCGGCCAACTTCGCCGGCTCGATCGTGCTGTTCTACTACTCGGACGCCTTCGGCTACGCCATGCGGGACCACGTGGGCCACGAGCTGATGAACCTGCACTTCGCCCTCACCGGCTACATCTTCGTGCTGACCATGATCGGCACCGATCCGCTGCCCCGCCGTGCGCCCTACCCCATGCGGCTGTTGCTGCTGCTGGCCACGATGGGCTTCCACGCCTTCTTCGGCGTCTCGATCATGGGCGGGACCGGGCTACTTGCTGCGGACTACTTCGGCAACCTCGGCCGGACCTGGGGACCCTCGGCACTGCTGGACCAGCAGATGGGCGGTGCGGTGGCCTGGGGCATCGGCGAAGTGCCCACCCTGCTGGTGGCGATCGGCGTCGCCGTCATGTGGTCCCGTTCCGATGCGCGCGAGTCCAAGCGGACCGACCGGGCCGCGGACCGGAATAACGACGCCGATCTCACTGCTTACAACGATATGTTTGCCAAGCTGGCGGAGCGAGATGCCAGGCTGGGCGAACGCAACTCAAAGCTGGAAGGACGCTGA
- a CDS encoding NHL domain-containing thioredoxin family protein, translated as MSETVRTHLRVRASELVGRNWLNTGGKPLDLESLRGKIVLLDFWTFCCINCLHVLDELRPLEQQYSDVLVTVGVHSPKFEHEADPVALAAAVERYEIRHPVLDDPELDTWKAYTARAWPTLVVIDPEGYIVAHLSGEGHADGLAVLVPELIAEHEAKGTLHRGSGPYVAPEPTSGTLRFPGKALYLPAGRGIGTGPEAGSWLVTDTGHHRLVELSTDFQTVLGTYGSGEKGYADGYAATARFNEPQGLVLLPSDAAAETGYDVVIADSVNHRLRGLSLADGTVSTLAGNGIQRLLETGPARVDEEGAAFGARLEADPLAVSLSSPWDVVWSSRLNAVVVAMAGVHQIFSFDPVSGAVSVIAGNGLEGLLDGPAAEAWFAQSSGLAEDADGNIWVADSETSALRKLVIGDGGGITVESAVGKGLFDFGFRDGPAAEARLQHPLGVTVLPDGSVAVADTYNGAVRRYDPASGTVSTLARGLSEPSDVIVDHTRAAGSEPLLVVVEANKHQLVYVPIPKEAQQVDEGAAQTHRPKSPVAPGLLELTVRFTAPTGQKLDDRWGDPTQLKISSTPPELLLAGGGTSVGLLRTLELASDIPEGVLHITARAAACDGPEDAAGEIPDHAACHLYQQDWGIPVLLQSDGDTELVLDLRGMD; from the coding sequence ATGAGCGAAACTGTACGCACCCACCTCCGGGTCCGGGCTTCTGAACTGGTGGGCCGCAATTGGCTGAACACCGGAGGCAAGCCCCTGGACCTTGAATCCCTGCGCGGCAAGATCGTGTTGCTGGACTTCTGGACCTTCTGCTGCATCAACTGCCTCCACGTGCTGGACGAACTCCGTCCGCTGGAGCAGCAGTACTCGGATGTCCTCGTTACCGTAGGCGTGCACTCGCCCAAGTTCGAGCACGAGGCGGATCCGGTGGCGCTTGCCGCAGCCGTGGAACGCTACGAGATCCGCCACCCCGTCCTGGACGATCCCGAACTGGACACCTGGAAGGCTTACACCGCCCGCGCATGGCCCACCCTGGTGGTCATCGACCCCGAGGGCTACATCGTGGCCCACCTCTCCGGTGAAGGCCACGCGGACGGCCTTGCCGTGCTGGTCCCCGAGCTGATCGCCGAGCATGAGGCCAAGGGCACCCTGCACCGCGGCAGCGGCCCCTACGTGGCGCCGGAGCCGACGTCGGGCACCTTGCGCTTCCCCGGCAAGGCCCTGTACCTCCCCGCCGGCCGCGGCATCGGAACCGGACCGGAGGCCGGTTCCTGGCTGGTCACCGACACCGGCCACCACCGCCTGGTGGAATTGTCCACCGATTTCCAGACCGTGCTGGGCACCTATGGCTCCGGCGAAAAAGGCTACGCCGACGGCTACGCCGCGACAGCCCGGTTCAACGAGCCGCAGGGCCTCGTCCTGCTCCCGTCGGACGCCGCGGCGGAGACGGGCTACGACGTCGTCATCGCGGACTCCGTGAACCACCGGCTGCGCGGGCTCTCGCTCGCCGACGGAACCGTCAGCACCCTGGCCGGCAACGGTATCCAGCGGCTGCTCGAGACCGGACCGGCGCGCGTGGATGAAGAGGGCGCGGCCTTCGGCGCCCGGCTGGAGGCCGATCCGCTCGCGGTCTCGCTGAGCTCCCCATGGGACGTCGTGTGGTCCAGCAGGCTCAACGCCGTGGTGGTGGCGATGGCCGGCGTGCACCAGATCTTCAGCTTCGACCCGGTTTCCGGTGCCGTGTCCGTCATCGCCGGCAACGGGCTCGAGGGCCTGCTGGACGGCCCGGCGGCCGAAGCCTGGTTCGCCCAGTCCTCCGGCCTCGCCGAGGACGCCGACGGTAACATCTGGGTGGCGGACTCCGAGACCTCGGCGCTGCGCAAGCTCGTGATCGGCGACGGCGGCGGCATCACCGTCGAGTCGGCCGTGGGCAAGGGCCTGTTCGACTTCGGCTTCCGCGACGGACCCGCCGCCGAAGCCCGGTTGCAGCACCCGCTCGGCGTCACCGTGCTGCCCGACGGCTCGGTGGCGGTCGCCGACACCTACAACGGCGCCGTCCGCCGCTACGACCCCGCCTCAGGCACCGTCTCCACCCTGGCGCGCGGACTGTCCGAGCCCTCCGACGTGATCGTGGACCACACCCGCGCCGCCGGTTCGGAGCCGCTGCTGGTGGTCGTCGAGGCGAACAAGCACCAGTTGGTATATGTGCCGATCCCGAAGGAAGCACAACAGGTGGACGAGGGCGCGGCGCAGACCCACCGGCCCAAGAGCCCCGTGGCTCCCGGGCTGCTGGAGCTGACGGTCCGTTTCACTGCGCCGACCGGCCAGAAGCTGGACGACCGCTGGGGCGACCCCACGCAGCTGAAGATCTCCTCCACCCCGCCGGAGCTGCTGCTGGCCGGCGGCGGGACCTCCGTGGGCCTGCTCCGCACCCTGGAACTTGCCTCCGACATCCCCGAGGGCGTGCTGCACATTACCGCCCGCGCCGCGGCCTGCGACGGCCCGGAGGACGCGGCTGGCGAGATCCCGGACCACGCGGCCTGCCACCTGTACCAGCAGGACTGGGGCATCCCGGTGCTGCTGCAGTCCGACGGCGACACCGAACTGGTGCTGGACCTGCGCGGAATGGACTGA
- a CDS encoding helicase HerA-like domain-containing protein, protein MAIKSTAEKVATIQKGYTLEGPTIELGAAIIDGELHKDAPVRLPLAMMNRHGLVAGATGTGKTVTLHMMAEQLSTAGVPVFLADIKGDLSGLATAATVSEKLLARTESIGQAWSGKTFPVEFLALGGDGNGIPVRATITSFGPVLLSRIMELNETQESSLQLVFHFADTKNLELIDLKDLRAVIAFLTSDEGKDELEELGGLSKATAGVILRELITLEAQGMEKFFGEPEFDTAELLRTAPDGRGVITCLELPTLQTKPMLFSTFLMWLLADLFEELPEAGDLDKPKLVFFLDEAHLLFNGASKAFLAAITTTVRLIRSKGVGIFFVTQTPKDVPADVLGQLANRIQHALRAYTPEDAKALKATISTFPISDYDLEETLTSAGIGEAVVTVMNEKGAPTPVALTRLRAPESVMGPSTDALVSSSVAGSALLPKYGTAVDNVSADEKLTGKAAASTGPAAAGPAAAQGRSLDPAAVDADARRIEEEILGRPSSRPAPAPGHPAEREAPRQAPKDGGGMVGEIAGALGGALGGGLKSMARSLGTQLGRELLRGVFGTAPKRRRR, encoded by the coding sequence ATGGCCATCAAATCCACGGCAGAAAAAGTCGCCACGATCCAGAAGGGGTACACCCTCGAGGGCCCCACGATCGAGTTGGGAGCCGCGATCATCGACGGCGAGCTCCACAAGGATGCCCCCGTCCGGCTGCCGCTGGCCATGATGAACCGGCATGGCCTCGTGGCCGGTGCAACCGGCACCGGGAAGACCGTTACCCTGCACATGATGGCGGAGCAGCTTTCCACCGCAGGGGTGCCGGTGTTCCTCGCTGACATCAAGGGCGACCTCTCCGGCCTGGCCACGGCCGCCACTGTCAGCGAAAAACTACTCGCCCGCACCGAAAGCATCGGCCAGGCCTGGTCCGGAAAGACGTTCCCGGTGGAATTCCTGGCCCTCGGCGGCGACGGCAACGGCATTCCGGTCCGTGCCACCATCACCTCCTTCGGACCCGTCCTGCTCTCCCGCATCATGGAGCTCAACGAGACCCAGGAATCCAGCCTGCAGCTGGTCTTCCATTTCGCGGACACGAAGAACCTGGAACTGATCGATCTGAAGGACCTGCGCGCCGTCATCGCGTTCCTCACCTCGGACGAGGGAAAGGACGAACTTGAGGAGCTGGGCGGACTCTCCAAGGCGACTGCCGGCGTCATCCTCCGCGAACTGATCACGCTCGAGGCACAGGGCATGGAGAAGTTCTTTGGCGAACCGGAGTTCGACACCGCCGAATTGCTGCGCACCGCCCCGGACGGGCGCGGCGTCATCACCTGCCTGGAGCTGCCCACGCTGCAGACCAAGCCCATGCTGTTTTCCACCTTCCTGATGTGGCTGCTCGCGGACCTCTTCGAGGAACTGCCGGAGGCCGGCGACCTGGACAAGCCGAAGCTGGTGTTCTTCCTCGACGAGGCCCACCTGCTGTTCAACGGCGCCTCGAAGGCGTTCCTGGCGGCCATCACCACCACCGTGCGGCTCATCCGGTCCAAGGGCGTCGGCATCTTCTTTGTCACCCAGACTCCCAAGGATGTCCCGGCCGATGTACTGGGCCAGCTCGCCAACCGGATCCAGCACGCCCTCCGCGCCTACACCCCCGAGGATGCCAAGGCCCTCAAGGCGACGATTTCCACCTTCCCGATCAGTGACTACGACCTTGAGGAGACCCTCACCTCGGCCGGAATCGGCGAGGCCGTCGTCACGGTCATGAATGAGAAGGGCGCGCCGACCCCCGTGGCGCTGACCAGGCTGCGTGCCCCGGAATCCGTCATGGGTCCCAGCACCGATGCGCTGGTCTCCAGCTCTGTGGCCGGCTCCGCCCTGCTCCCCAAGTACGGCACCGCGGTGGACAACGTCTCCGCCGACGAGAAGCTCACCGGCAAGGCTGCGGCCTCGACGGGACCGGCCGCTGCCGGGCCGGCCGCTGCGCAGGGTCGCTCCCTTGATCCCGCTGCCGTCGACGCCGATGCCCGGCGGATCGAGGAAGAGATCCTGGGCCGGCCCAGCAGCAGGCCCGCACCGGCGCCCGGGCACCCGGCCGAACGTGAGGCCCCGCGGCAGGCTCCGAAGGACGGCGGCGGCATGGTCGGCGAAATTGCCGGAGCCCTGGGAGGAGCCCTCGGCGGCGGCCTCAAGAGCATGGCCCGCTCACTGGGAACGCAGCTCGGGAGGGAGTTGCTCCGCGGAGTCTTCGGCACCGCCCCCAAACGCCGCCGCCGCTAG
- a CDS encoding LLM class flavin-dependent oxidoreductase — translation MTVPLSILDLATIGKGQTAAESFAGSVAMAQSAEKLGYRRIWYAEHHNMSAIASSATSVLIAHIAANTETIRLGAGGVMLPNHSPLTIAEQIGTLETLHPGRIDLGLGRAPGSDQNTMRALRRDPMSSDSFPQDVLELQGYLTGPTRIPGVEAVPGKGTNVPLYILGSSLFGARLAAQLGLPYAFASHFAPNALQDAVALYRREFKPSAQLEAPHVIAGVNVIAADSAAEAQAIFQATKRARISLFFGNGRVFSDDEADLILDSPQGQHTAQMMRYSAVGTSDAVIEYLDEFTAHADADELIVAHQSTGTEARLRSVELLAQAAGLVRA, via the coding sequence GTGACTGTTCCGCTTTCCATCCTTGACCTGGCAACCATCGGCAAGGGCCAGACGGCGGCGGAGAGCTTCGCTGGAAGCGTGGCCATGGCGCAAAGCGCCGAGAAGCTTGGCTACCGGCGGATTTGGTACGCGGAGCACCACAATATGTCCGCCATCGCCTCCTCCGCCACCAGCGTGCTGATCGCCCACATCGCCGCAAATACGGAGACCATCCGCCTCGGCGCGGGCGGCGTCATGCTGCCCAACCACTCACCGCTGACGATCGCCGAGCAGATCGGAACCCTGGAAACCCTGCACCCGGGACGGATCGACCTGGGCCTGGGCCGTGCCCCCGGCAGCGACCAGAACACGATGCGGGCGCTGCGCCGCGATCCGATGTCTTCGGACAGCTTCCCGCAGGACGTGCTGGAACTCCAGGGCTACCTGACCGGCCCCACCCGGATCCCGGGTGTGGAGGCAGTGCCCGGCAAGGGCACCAACGTGCCGCTGTACATCCTGGGGTCCTCGCTGTTCGGGGCCAGGCTTGCCGCCCAGCTGGGCCTGCCGTACGCCTTCGCCTCGCACTTTGCGCCCAACGCGCTGCAGGACGCCGTCGCCTTGTACCGCCGCGAGTTCAAGCCTTCCGCGCAGCTGGAGGCCCCGCACGTCATCGCCGGGGTGAACGTGATCGCCGCGGACTCCGCCGCCGAGGCACAGGCGATCTTCCAGGCCACCAAACGCGCACGTATCTCCCTGTTCTTCGGCAACGGCCGCGTGTTCAGCGACGATGAGGCGGACCTGATCCTGGACTCGCCGCAGGGCCAGCACACGGCGCAGATGATGAGGTACTCCGCCGTCGGCACCTCCGACGCCGTGATCGAGTACCTGGATGAGTTCACCGCCCACGCCGACGCCGACGAGCTGATCGTTGCACACCAAAGCACCGGCACCGAAGCGCGGCTGCGCTCGGTGGAACTGCTGGCCCAGGCCGCCGGGCTCGTACGGGCGTAG
- a CDS encoding trehalase-like domain-containing protein produces the protein MPTPLNQSLADSALLTKSLPLGLLRAFVQTDAADDGLTPQLLAELKILARTPGLLVACNYGGTLCAAEGISTETLPLGSAAIALRALAALPNTHAAVISGRSLRDLAAVSRLPAEVHLVGSHGAEFDMGYAHGLSLATESVLQQASQALAETAGAYRGISIERKPVAVSVHTRPASPDIVATATEQAEEIAREHGLFFIVDGSVLDLSVVEPSKAAALEHLRSMLGVSAALYAGDAFSDELAMATLRGPDMGLRVGEGPTGAAHRLRDPESFARVLAILFELRRAWLFGEDAVGLERHSMIGNGSSTALITPDAKICWMSHPLPDSGSLFAHILGGDAAGHFSVGPVKASQVLGQRYVDSTMIVETRWADVTVTDYLEPAPEGITSLVRVLSGTGTARIVFAPRPDYANAPFSMEARGAELHVVGTADPIILLAPGVSFAITSDGRHATATADVDLLHGPIVLNMRCGDTEPQPAEPDDETGRRSAVAHHSRRWVQGLQLPGVKPSLVRRSALVLRALVHEPTGAVLAAPTTSLPEGIGGTRNWDYRYCWLRDGSMTVNALVDLGSTAEAEGFLAWLGRILSHAPGPEWLHPLYSVTGAPLSTEAIIESLPGYAGSRPVRIGNAADHQVQLDVFGPIAELIDALSARKGVLSDPHWELMVQMASAVLARWQEADHGIWEARRAPRHHIYTKVMCWVALDRALRTAARHGRTAPPAWGPAAATIREEVLREGWDGTANSYTVAYDSPDLDAAVLHIGLSGLLDVTDQRFLDTVTAVERELRVGPTVFRYRYDDGLPGLEGGFHICTTWLIEAYIAVGRIEEAWDLFDQLVNLFGPTGLLPEEYDPGTETHLGNHPQAYSHLGFIRCARLLDGLPKN, from the coding sequence ATGCCCACTCCGCTCAACCAGTCCCTGGCCGACTCTGCCCTGCTGACGAAATCCCTGCCGTTGGGCCTGCTCCGCGCCTTCGTGCAGACCGACGCCGCCGACGACGGACTGACGCCGCAGCTGCTGGCGGAACTGAAGATCCTGGCCCGCACGCCGGGGCTGCTGGTGGCCTGCAATTACGGCGGAACCCTTTGTGCCGCGGAAGGCATCTCGACCGAGACGCTGCCGCTGGGCAGCGCCGCCATCGCCCTCCGCGCCCTTGCGGCCCTGCCCAACACCCACGCGGCCGTCATCTCCGGCCGTTCGCTGCGCGACCTCGCGGCCGTCTCACGGCTCCCGGCCGAAGTCCATCTGGTGGGCTCGCACGGCGCCGAGTTCGATATGGGCTATGCGCACGGGCTGTCCCTGGCCACCGAATCCGTCCTGCAGCAGGCCAGCCAGGCGCTCGCGGAAACCGCCGGGGCCTATCGTGGCATCAGTATCGAGCGCAAACCTGTCGCCGTGTCAGTGCACACGAGGCCGGCGTCGCCCGACATCGTGGCAACGGCTACCGAGCAGGCCGAGGAGATCGCCAGGGAGCACGGCCTGTTCTTCATCGTGGACGGATCGGTGCTGGACCTGTCCGTGGTGGAACCGTCCAAGGCCGCCGCACTGGAGCACCTGCGTTCCATGCTCGGCGTGAGCGCCGCCCTCTACGCTGGCGACGCGTTCAGCGACGAGCTCGCCATGGCCACCCTCCGCGGGCCGGATATGGGCCTTCGGGTGGGGGAGGGCCCCACAGGCGCCGCGCACCGGCTCCGGGATCCGGAGTCCTTCGCCCGGGTCCTGGCCATCCTCTTTGAACTCCGGCGCGCCTGGCTCTTCGGTGAGGACGCCGTGGGGCTGGAACGGCACTCGATGATCGGGAACGGATCCTCCACGGCCCTGATCACGCCCGACGCCAAGATCTGCTGGATGAGCCACCCGCTGCCGGACTCGGGCTCACTCTTCGCCCATATCCTCGGCGGGGACGCGGCCGGTCATTTTTCGGTGGGACCGGTGAAGGCGTCGCAGGTCCTGGGGCAGCGCTATGTGGACAGCACCATGATCGTGGAGACCCGCTGGGCGGACGTCACCGTGACCGACTATCTGGAGCCTGCCCCGGAGGGCATCACCAGCCTGGTCCGGGTGCTTTCCGGGACAGGTACCGCCAGGATCGTCTTTGCGCCCCGGCCCGACTATGCCAACGCCCCGTTCAGCATGGAGGCGCGCGGGGCGGAACTGCACGTGGTGGGGACGGCGGATCCCATCATCCTGCTGGCGCCCGGCGTCAGCTTCGCCATCACCTCCGATGGCCGCCATGCCACCGCCACGGCGGACGTGGACCTGCTGCATGGGCCCATCGTGCTGAACATGCGCTGCGGGGACACGGAACCCCAGCCCGCGGAACCTGACGACGAGACCGGGCGGCGCTCCGCCGTCGCACATCATTCCCGCCGCTGGGTCCAGGGCCTGCAGCTGCCCGGCGTGAAGCCGTCCCTCGTGCGCCGCTCGGCGCTGGTGCTGCGCGCCCTGGTCCATGAGCCCACCGGCGCGGTGCTGGCCGCGCCGACCACCTCGCTGCCGGAAGGAATCGGCGGCACGCGGAACTGGGACTACCGGTACTGCTGGCTGCGGGACGGCTCCATGACCGTCAATGCGCTCGTGGACCTGGGCTCCACGGCGGAGGCCGAAGGATTCCTGGCCTGGCTGGGCCGGATCCTCTCCCATGCACCCGGACCGGAATGGCTCCATCCGCTGTACTCCGTGACCGGGGCGCCGCTGTCCACCGAGGCCATCATCGAAAGCCTGCCCGGCTATGCGGGGTCCCGCCCGGTCCGGATCGGCAACGCGGCCGACCACCAGGTCCAACTGGACGTGTTCGGGCCGATCGCCGAGCTGATCGATGCCTTGAGCGCGCGGAAGGGTGTCCTGTCGGATCCCCACTGGGAACTGATGGTCCAGATGGCCTCGGCCGTGCTGGCGCGCTGGCAGGAAGCGGACCACGGGATCTGGGAGGCCCGCCGGGCGCCCCGGCATCACATCTACACCAAGGTGATGTGCTGGGTGGCGCTGGACCGGGCCCTGCGCACGGCAGCGCGCCACGGCCGGACGGCGCCGCCCGCCTGGGGACCCGCGGCCGCCACCATCCGGGAGGAGGTCCTGCGCGAGGGCTGGGACGGGACAGCCAACTCCTACACCGTGGCCTACGACAGCCCGGACCTCGACGCCGCGGTGCTGCACATCGGCCTGTCCGGCCTGCTCGACGTCACCGACCAGCGCTTCCTGGACACGGTCACGGCGGTGGAGCGGGAACTGCGGGTGGGGCCCACCGTTTTCCGGTACCGGTACGACGACGGACTGCCGGGCCTGGAGGGCGGCTTCCACATCTGCACCACGTGGCTGATCGAGGCCTACATTGCCGTGGGCCGGATCGAGGAGGCCTGGGACCTGTTCGACCAACTGGTGAACCTGTTCGGGCCGACAGGCCTGTTGCCGGAGGAATACGATCCGGGCACCGAAACCCATCTCGGCAATCATCCGCAGGCGTATTCGCACCTGGGGTTCATCCGCTGCGCGCGCCTGCTGGACGGGCTGCCGAAGAACTGA
- a CDS encoding DUF1524 domain-containing protein → MHKVRTRGTATSGAVDWIAAGLAGLLLVSATACAPAAGSSPSAAPAAGTAVGSPTAGATPSPTVTATATPSDPDAAPLDPDSTPGVALSGASAPHQQPAYASKALDVLAILPIKGRAPKTGYSRDQFGQAWADVDRNGCDTRNDTLRRDLTAIALKPGTHDCVVLSGVLNDPYTATLINFLRGNNTSTAVQIDHVVALSDAWQKGAQQLSVAQRLSFANDPLNLLAVDGPSNMKKSDGDAATWLPSNKSYRCTYVARQISVKSSYGLWVTQAEHDAMARVLGDCPDAQAPTNQGAPPGPAAAPAAGTPAQQAAPAQAPAAPAYVRPAPAPVPAAAYYANCAAARAAGAAPLHAGQAGYRPELDRDKDGVACE, encoded by the coding sequence ATGCACAAGGTCAGAACACGCGGCACCGCCACGTCCGGGGCCGTCGACTGGATCGCGGCCGGGCTGGCCGGGCTGCTGCTGGTATCCGCGACGGCGTGCGCCCCGGCCGCGGGCAGTTCACCGTCTGCCGCGCCTGCTGCCGGGACCGCCGTAGGAAGCCCGACGGCGGGTGCAACACCATCCCCGACGGTCACGGCCACCGCCACCCCGTCGGACCCCGACGCCGCCCCGCTCGATCCTGACTCGACGCCCGGCGTCGCCCTTTCCGGCGCCAGCGCCCCGCATCAGCAGCCCGCCTACGCCAGCAAGGCCCTGGACGTGCTGGCCATCCTCCCGATCAAGGGCCGGGCGCCCAAGACCGGTTACTCCCGGGACCAGTTCGGCCAGGCCTGGGCCGACGTGGACCGCAACGGCTGCGACACCCGCAATGACACACTCCGGCGGGACCTCACCGCCATCGCCCTCAAGCCCGGGACCCATGACTGCGTGGTGCTTTCCGGCGTGCTGAACGATCCCTACACGGCGACCCTGATCAACTTCCTCCGCGGCAACAACACCAGCACCGCGGTGCAGATCGACCACGTCGTCGCGCTCAGCGACGCCTGGCAGAAGGGCGCGCAGCAACTCAGCGTCGCCCAGCGGCTCTCCTTCGCCAACGACCCGCTGAACCTGCTCGCCGTCGACGGACCCAGCAATATGAAGAAGAGCGACGGCGACGCCGCCACCTGGCTGCCGTCGAACAAGTCGTACCGCTGCACCTACGTGGCCCGGCAGATCTCGGTCAAGTCCAGCTACGGGCTCTGGGTCACCCAGGCCGAACACGATGCCATGGCCCGGGTCCTGGGCGACTGTCCCGATGCCCAGGCGCCCACAAACCAGGGGGCTCCCCCGGGGCCGGCGGCAGCCCCGGCAGCCGGGACCCCGGCGCAGCAGGCCGCCCCGGCGCAGGCCCCTGCCGCCCCGGCCTACGTCCGACCCGCGCCGGCTCCGGTTCCGGCGGCCGCCTATTACGCGAATTGCGCCGCGGCCCGTGCCGCCGGCGCGGCCCCGCTCCATGCGGGCCAGGCCGGCTACCGCCCCGAGCTCGACCGTGACAAGGACGGCGTCGCCTGCGAATAG